AACCCCTCGACTGTTTCTGTCTGTAATTCCTCAGATGGGACGTAATTGGAGAGATGCAGGTTTGCTGCGAGATGTGTTTGCGCCTGTTTCCAAACAACCTGTGTGAGTTCTGGTGCTAACGTCTGCCAGGCCGTTTCGTCAATTGTCTCTGGTTTCTCTATTTTTCGATAAGCGTTTTCAACGGTATAAGGCGATGACGCGACGCGCGGCGGGAGACTCGGAAACCACTGAATCGGTACCGCGAAAATCTCATTTGCCGTCTTAAAAGAGGACGTCAGCAACCAGAGCATAGGTATCATCGTGCAGAAAGCTGCGCCTACCAAAAGGAGATAACCGATACCTCTGGAAATTTTTGTCGCAACCTGTTTATTTTTTTGGTTTTGGTTCATTCTATAATCCTAATTCGGATAATTCTACTGTCCGTGCCCGTTGAATGTCGTCCTGATACTTGAAGACACACCCAAGCGTTTCCGTAACAACCTCTGCATCCAGTTGCGCCTTACCGAGTGCGATGAGTGCCAATGCCCAATCCAGCGTCTCTGCTACCCCCGGTTTTTTGTAGTAATCCCCTTGCCGCCACAGCTGCATGATCCGACACAACTGCTCCGCGAGATGTTCGTCAATATCTGGCAACTTCGTCTGGACAATTGCCAGTTCTTTCTCAAGAGTCGGATAATCGATCCACTGATAAAGGCAACGGCGTTTGAGGGCTTCGTGTACCTCTCGCGTCCGATTTGAGGTGAGCACAACATGCGGGATATGTTTTGCTCGGATCGTGCCGATTTCGGGGATCGTAATCTGAAAATCGGATAGGACTTCAAGCAGGAACGCCTCAAATTCACTGTCGCTCCGATCTACCTCGTCAATGAGTAAGACCGGTGGGACATCAGCATCGCTCTGAATGGCTTCCAGCAACGGACGTTTCAGCAGAAATGCCTCACTGAACAAATCCGTTCCGATGTCTTCTTTATCACGTCCTTGTGCTTCGTCAATGCGAAGTTGCAAAATTTGCCGTGTATAGTTCCATTCATACAACGCGCTGTTTACATCCAAGCCTTCGTAACACTGCAATCGGATGAGTTTGGCGTTTGTTGAGTCCGCAAGGACTTTAGCGACTTCTGTTTTGCCGACCCCGGGTTCGCCTTCGAGAAAGATAGGCTTTTTGAGGTGGTGCGCCAGATAGAGCGTCGTCGCTAAACCCTTATCTGCGATATACGCATGTTTTTCACATACGGCTTGAACGTCTTCGATGGATGTAAACATTGTGTGATATGTAATCGGTAGCCTCCTTCACTTCTCCTGCAAAGCGCGTTCATAATCTTCTCGATAATCAATATCCCGCAATACCCGATCCGTATCTACAGTGACGTAGTGAATATCGTCACCGTATTTCTTGAAAAGTGTTCGTACGCCACTACTCCCTGAGTCTAAGGCAAGGATTTCACAAGTATATCGCTGGTGAAAGACAACCGGATGCCCGCGTTTGTAGTTGTAACTCGGAAGCGCAATTCCTTTGTCCGTTTGTTGGTAGGCATTGATAACCTGATTAATCAACTCAGAAGTAATGAAAGGCTGGTCTACTAACATCAGTGAAAATGCGTTGCTCCCTTGCAAGGATCGGATACCCACCTGTGCCGAGGTTAACATCCCTTCGCGGTAATCAGGGTTAAAAACAATTCTGACCGGGCGCGTCCGCAGTTGTTCCTTGATCTCCGCTGCGCAGTGTCCGACCACGACAATAACCTCATCAAACTTTGCACCGAGCATGCTATCCACTACGGTCTCAACGATAGTGCTTTCTCCAAACGGGAGTAGCTGCTTCGGCTCTCCCATTCGGGAGGAGAGTCCTGCTGCAAGAAGGATTCCAGATATGAAAGGAGATGATTGCTGCGCCATGTCTAATACCGAATGCCGAAAGTCTCATATTCCCCAGTGAAAGCACGTGCGTCGATGTCAATCGAATCGACTCTTGCGTAACGCGGTCCCTTTTTCAGGAACGTAACTAACGCATCTAACTGCGCCTTATCACCCTCGGCGACAACCTCGACTTTACCGTTTGGTAGATTCTTTGCATAACCGTTAACACCGAGTTGTTTCGCGTTGAGCTGCGTAAAATTACGAAAACCTACACCTTGCACCTTGCCACTGATTAGCACGTACAATTGCATTTTCTGGTTGACCTCAATCGTAAGTGTGATAGGAGTGCCAAGTTCTGGGAGCACGGCATCGTTCTTTTTATAGATGTTCTCCTCTGACGATTCAGGAAGCGGGTTCTGGAAGAGCGCGCTTGCATCAAACACCCTCAAGGCGACAATGTCATTACTCATAAACGCTTGCGGCAGCATCGCATCTTCATCTTCACTGTCCAAGTCGGGCACAATACGCGAACCCGAGTAGATCCAAGCGACCTGTTGCAACGGCTTTTTGGTTTTTACATTGAGAATAAGTTCTTCGGCGCGGACCTTTTTCATTTCGTCGCCGTCTTTCCACGCAACGGACATAATGAATGCAGTACCTGTTGGCGATGTCGGGGCATCTTTTTCTTCATCGTAGCCAGGGGGTGTGCCGACTTCAACACCGAGTTTACTTAAAGCGTCGTAGATTTCTTTCGCTGTCGCATCAACAATAATGATACTCTCATACTCCTTGCCGTCGCGTCCACAGATGAGATATTCGACTGCACCTCTTAAATGCTCATCATATTCACCGAGTGCTTTAGAAATTTCGCCAGTTAAGACGAGCTGTTTTTCCTTTTCCATCACCTTGAGATGCCCATCACCCCATCCGATACTCGACAGCGCAACAAGGCACACAGTTAAACAGATTTTGATTCCCACCTTCAAAATACTGGGTTTTACCTTCCTCATGAGATCCTCCTTTTTCATAGTTGTTGGTTTTAATAGTTTTCAGTCGTCAGTTAACCGACAACCATTAAAAAGTATACCGCAAACCGTTAAAAATTTCCACATCATGTTTTCGGATAGTGGTAGGCGGTTCGCTGTCGTATCGAAAATTAATGCGCAACGGAAACGCCAATTTTGTCGTCAAACGGAACGTCACGCTCCCTTCAAAGAGGATACGATAGTCTTGAAAACGCCGAACATGGAATTGATAATAACCCGTTGCGCTGGTCGTAATCCGTTCGTCTAATTGCCATGTCCAATTGATATAGTTTGTTGCCCGCACGATACGCGTTGTGATTTCGCCGAGTGTTTTGTCATTAATACGTTCATGTTCCCACATTGCCCCGACACCGAGATATACCTTAAATCTGGGATTGGATGGATATAGTGCCAGCCTTGTACCGCCGCCTGCTAAATTTCGGTCATTCAATAAAATGGATTCGTTGAATTGTTTTTGAACGAACGATTCAACAAAGAGATGCTGCGTCAAACGTCGTATAATTCGCGTATGTGCCATGCCTTTATTTACAAAAAACGCGCCCTTCCGCCTACCTTCTTGGAGGCTTCCAAAGACAAAACCGTGATAAGTTTTTGACAGATAATCTGATCGAAACCGTGTCCGCGCCGTAAACAGATCTGTGTTTCCCGTGCGATAGGTTAAATCCATCGTGATGCTGTTATACCAACCCGGTTCCAATTGCATCTGCTTTGTCGTTTCATCCGTAAAAATATTAACTTGGGCTGCGAGGGGAGAACAGAAGGTCAGACATAAGACAAAACAGGTGTGAATAATCCACGGATGGCGGCACTGAATGCTGAATCTACGCAAAAATGCGTTGCTTTTTTGACTTTTTTTAATATTTCTTGACATTTTTCAACATTTATTGTATACTTTGTAATTGGCAGCCTTTTTTATGAGAGGTGCGCCGACGGTGATACCAACACCGATCGACGCGGCACTGCCATAACGTCCCTATGACAGCGCTAACCTAATTGTATCATAAAATCCACTTATTTTGTGATACAATTAGGTTAGCACCTTATACACAAAAGGATTGCCGAGAACGCACACCTCACCGTTTGCCTTCCCAAAGCAATCCCCAGAAAACAACGGACAAAAACTGATGAAATTGCCTTTATGATAGACGATTGCTATCGTCGCGCGCTGACCCGTGGGATTCTTGTCGTGCCCCTCTGTCTCACAGGTTGCACCTCCGCGCAAGATCACCTATAAAATCCTATCCACTTCAATACCCTAAGGAAGGTAATCAATAACTTTATGAAAACGCTTTACATCAACCTATCGCTTCTCGCGATTATGTTTTGCAGTTGGCTTCACATCGCTGATGCACAGACTGTGAACATACCGGATACTGGTTTAGAAGCAGCAATCCGCGCCCAGCTCGGCAAAGAAAAAGGATCCATCACGCAAGCAGACATGAGAAGTTTGACAACCCTATTCGCTCACGAACAGAGAATCAGGGACCTCACTGGTCTGCAACATGCGACTCACTTAAAGAGACTGCATCTCAATGGCAATTCGATTACGGATGTAACACCGCTTTTGAAACTAACGAGCCTGCGGTTCTTAGATCTCACGGATAATGAAATTCAGAATGTCCATCCACTTGCGAGGTTGAGAAACCTAAGGACGTTATCTCTTGACTCCAATCCAATAACCATAAATCTTCCGCTAACCCTAACTGAACCGATGGTGATTAAGGGTGGAGAATTCGCTGTCTTCAGCCGCGACCGAGGTCGTTCTATTCTCGGAAACGTGACCACAATCTATCAAGATTGGTCCGCGTTTACAGGAGCGAATCCTGTGCTTACCAAGTCCCTTAGAAGTAGCAGTAGTGATGGAGGCGGTGGTGAAGGCGGCACTGGCGACTTGCTGGCGCGCGTCAACGAAACATTTGATAGTTTTAGAACCGAAGGTTTCGGTGGTACGATTGAACTGATTGCACACCCCAACACAAACACCAAATTCGGCGATCTCGTTATTAGCGAAATCATGTGGGGAAGGCATGAAAACATGGCAGATAACCAGTGGGTAGAACTTTACAGTCCGAAGCAAGACATCACACTTAATAGGAATCGTTATGCTTTGCTACTCACAGGTAAATATCTGGAGAGGGATGTCATTCCCGCAACAGAGTTTTATGGTGGATGGAGCGTGATAGATAGAGTCCGGAATGCGACGGCGGAGAAGAATGTATCATGGGAATTGCCGGGACTTAGCAAAGGCATACAACCCGATCAACCGTCAGTCTCCATGTACCGAGAAATACAATACGCGACAGGAGAGGTACCTGATGGCAGCCTTGCAAGGAGTTGGAAAGCCTCAAGCAATCGAGAAAACTTGACATTTCCAAATTACGGTACACCGGGGGCGAAAGATGGTACGAAAGTGCTACGCGCTGCCTCCCAACTGCCGCTAACGTACTGGGTAACCGCGCTGTCTGGTCGGCTTTATCGTCTTGCGGGTGCGGAAGTGGAGATGTTAACACCCAATGTCCAGAATATAACGAGTCTTGCCGTAGATGCAATAAACGCGAAAGTCTACTTCACAGAGAAAACAAGTGATAGAACCGGAAAAATCCATAGCGTGGACTTTGACGGTTCAAATCTTACAACTCTCGCCACTATCCAGTCGGGGGTCCCTGTGGACCTGACTATTGACCCTGAGGGCAAAAGACTATATTGGACAGATTCACTTGGACGGGTTCGACGTGCAAACCTTAACGGTAAACACATTAGGAACCTGATCCAAAACCTGAATTCACCCAAACGCATCGCGTTGCATACGGCTGATGGCAAGATGTACTATACGGAAGCGAACAGTATCTGGCGTGCAAATCTCGATGGTAGTACCCCAGAAGCAGTGGTTACAGGCTTGGTGAAACTTGGGGATATTGTTATTGCAAGCGGCAAGATGTATTGGAAACAAGAAATAGCTGCTGGACGTGGTGCTGTAAAACGCGCTGACCTTGATGGCTCGGATATTGAAGCGGTCGTCTCAATCCAAGGTATTCCTTTTGGTATTGCTATTGATAGTGAAGATGATAAGTTATACTGGACGAATTCGCTTGGGAGTATCCAGCGCGCCAACCTTGATGGTTTAAGAATACAAAAAATCGTCACCGGTTTAGACCCATCTGAAGACTTTGCATTGGCCACCGGATCTTTGACAACTCTGGCTGCGCCGAGAAATGGATCACTTGGATCAACAACCTCTGAGGTAACCCAACTCCTCGCCAACTATCCAAATCCGTTCAATCCAGAGACCTGGATGCCTTACGATTTGGCACAAGACACGGATGTTCATATCTATATCTATAACTTAAAAGGAGAATCCATTCGGGAGTTATCTCTCGGCTTCCAGACGGCTGGAACGTATAGAACTCCGTCGCGCGCTGCGTATTGGGATGGACGGAACACTTTGGGTGAACCAGTCGCAAGTGGTGTCTATTTTTATACCCTTCAGGCAGGGGCTGTTAAAGTCACTCGTCGAATGGTGATTCTCAAATAGAGTTATCGTACATCTGTTTTCTTTGTAGCATAGGAAACCGTTAGCCTGTGCACAAAACGTCTCATTAAGTTATGGGATCCACTATAATTGGAGAAAAAGAATGTTGTCAAGATTAATATTTTCCTTAGTTTTAGTTTTAATGTTCGCCTCTTTTGCCGAACCAGCACCCGCCCAAGGATTGCGGAACAGTGCTCCCCTCAACACCGGCGTGGATGTTTACGATAACAGTCCGAGGAATCAACTGATGAGAAAAAATGGATTTGTTGTTCACGTGAAGAGCGACGGTGATAGTGAGGATCCTGCTCCTAATGGAACAGTTGATGCTGAGGTTATTACCGTAACAACACTCCGCGGTAACGCAAACTTTCCGAATTTGGAAGAACTCTTGCGGTTTGGTGGCACGATTGAACTTTCACTCAACATTGGTGAAAAAGGGTCGTCAAACCATACTATCGTATCAGATACAGAGGCCCCAGCCGGTATTGTTGATGATCCTAACACTAATTTCAATGAAGTAAATCTTGCTAGTCAGAAAGCCATTTCAGATGCAGTGCTTGCTCAGTTTAAGCACAGACTCGTCATCAGTGAAATTATGTGGGGACTTGATGGATCAGATGACTCGAAACAGTGGATCGAAATTTACAACAATGGGGACGCTCTAAAAGGTCGCGATGATCTGAGGCTTCGTTTCTACTTCAACCGGAGAGTCAACAACTTAGGCAAAACTTACACTCAGGAATACGACAATGGCTTTACAGAAGAACGTTTAGTTATTGACATGGTTAGCCTCATCAATCGCTTTGGGAGTAGATGGGATCCGCCCGGTAGCAGTGGTCGGACGATTGCTTCTGAAGATGGGAGGCATCCCGTAGAAAATCTCGTCTCCATGTATCGGAAGACAGATATTCTTTTTGGTTGGCGTTATAAAGACAATGCGGCGTTCGGTGATGGGAGTGAGGCGGATTCTTGGGAAGCATCCGTTGGACGGACCAATATGGACGGTCCTTTCGTTGGAACGCCCGGAACTGTCCATAAACCTTATGTCGGTACAGCCTTCAGGTACGATAAAACCCCAGCGTCCATCCCTGCTGAAGGGGTTATCATCAACGAGTTTCGGAACGATACCTCCGCTGCTAACATCGATTGGGTTGAACTCCACAATAACACGGACACCGATATTTCCATCAGAGGTTGGCAATTAAGAGTATTTGGTGAACGCAAATTGAATGGCGGCATATACATCGGTAGTCCGATAGGTGCCCAGTTTCCTGATGAGAATCTCGCGAAGATTCCAGCAGGCGGTTACCTTTTGATTGTCAATCGTCATCCCTCAGAAACACCTTTGGCGGGTGGGATTGACATCACAAATAGTGACGACTTCCCGCACGGTGCAACGCATCAGTTTTACGTTGACAGCAGATTAAATCTGCCAAACACAGGCAAATACCTTCTTTACCTCCGAAAAAGGGATTCTTCGTCTGATTCTTTCGCCGATAAAATTGTAGACTTTGCTGGGAACCGTCGGACCTCGTGGGGGAGTACGGACCTTGCACCCTTGGTCGGCTGGGAAGCACCATCGGGAGAGAATCTGGATCCCATCTTCCAAGGCACTCTCGCCTCCAGTAGTAAATCCTATGGTCGCGACGCTCAGAAGTCAAGAACCGATTATAGACTTCACCAGGAGGATTGGAAAGAATTTGGCAGTGAATCCGGTGGGCTCGGTTATGACCCCGGTGTGGATTTGGCAATCGCTCCCGGCACTCCCGGTTATCCGAACGACGCTGTCAAGGGAAATATTGCTGATGTTACCGGTAGCGTCGTTATCAGCGAGATTATGTATGATGCCGGACCTCGGGCCAGACTCGTCCAATGGATTGAACTCTATAACACCTCTATGACTACAGCTGCTAACCTGGATGGTTGGAAGTTAGAGCTCCGTAATGGAGGCGAGGGTGATGTATCCTCTGTTGATGCTGCCTTCACATTTGATGCTGCGAAAAGAAATACGGTTATCTTACCGAACCAAACCCTACTGCTTGTCTCCGACAGGAGCAGCGCAAGCGACGTGCCTAACAACCGAGTCTATAACCTCTATCGAAACCACCGCGATGCGTTAGGTTTGAAAAATCGCGGCAGTACGCTCCTGAGCACTGAAGGTTTCTACCTCAAACTTACGGATAAAGATGGTAAGTTCGTAGACGAGGCGGGCAACGTCATGCTCGATGGTCCGAGACGCATCCTCCAATGGACCCTACCCGAAGTTAATGGAGATAAGCGGTATTCAATCTTACGTCAATTCGGAAACCGTCAATTTGATGGCAACGCAGATGCCGCCGATCCCGGCACTATGCAGTCGGCTTGGCGTGCTGCTCAGAGTGCCTTAACCTACTACGGACATCGCGATGATGTTGGTTCGCCTGGACACCGTGTCGGAAGCGCATTACCGGTCTCACTCTCCAGTTTCCATCCAGTTCGCGACAAAGGAACAGGAGCAGTTGTTATCACATGGACAACCGAGTCTGAGTTGAACAATGCCGGATTCAACATCCTGCGGAGTGAGACGAAGAATGGTGCGTTCCAGGTCATCAACGTCAAAGGCATTATTGCGGGTCATGGGACTACCAGTGAAAAGCATGTGTATACGTACACAGATACAACTGCGAAACCCAACGTTGTTTACTACTACCAGATTGAGGATGTCTCTCTTGATGGCAAACGCACGACCTTGGCAACCACGCATCTGCGGGAGGATGTCAGTGCGGGGGGTAAACTCACGACGCGTTGGAGTGAGCTAAAATCGTTTGGCAAATAGGTCAGACACAAAGGTTGTTCAGGGATGTAATAATTGAACTAACCTAAAACCAAATAGGGATCCCCGGCTTCGGTTGTGGGATCCCTGTTTTTTTATGAGAAAGTCGCTAGCAGA
This sequence is a window from Candidatus Poribacteria bacterium. Protein-coding genes within it:
- a CDS encoding MoxR family ATPase; the protein is MFTSIEDVQAVCEKHAYIADKGLATTLYLAHHLKKPIFLEGEPGVGKTEVAKVLADSTNAKLIRLQCYEGLDVNSALYEWNYTRQILQLRIDEAQGRDKEDIGTDLFSEAFLLKRPLLEAIQSDADVPPVLLIDEVDRSDSEFEAFLLEVLSDFQITIPEIGTIRAKHIPHVVLTSNRTREVHEALKRRCLYQWIDYPTLEKELAIVQTKLPDIDEHLAEQLCRIMQLWRQGDYYKKPGVAETLDWALALIALGKAQLDAEVVTETLGCVFKYQDDIQRARTVELSELGL
- a CDS encoding nucleotidyltransferase family protein, which codes for MAQQSSPFISGILLAAGLSSRMGEPKQLLPFGESTIVETVVDSMLGAKFDEVIVVVGHCAAEIKEQLRTRPVRIVFNPDYREGMLTSAQVGIRSLQGSNAFSLMLVDQPFITSELINQVINAYQQTDKGIALPSYNYKRGHPVVFHQRYTCEILALDSGSSGVRTLFKKYGDDIHYVTVDTDRVLRDIDYREDYERALQEK
- the yccX gene encoding acylphosphatase, with amino-acid sequence MRKVKPSILKVGIKICLTVCLVALSSIGWGDGHLKVMEKEKQLVLTGEISKALGEYDEHLRGAVEYLICGRDGKEYESIIIVDATAKEIYDALSKLGVEVGTPPGYDEEKDAPTSPTGTAFIMSVAWKDGDEMKKVRAEELILNVKTKKPLQQVAWIYSGSRIVPDLDSEDEDAMLPQAFMSNDIVALRVFDASALFQNPLPESSEENIYKKNDAVLPELGTPITLTIEVNQKMQLYVLISGKVQGVGFRNFTQLNAKQLGVNGYAKNLPNGKVEVVAEGDKAQLDALVTFLKKGPRYARVDSIDIDARAFTGEYETFGIRY
- a CDS encoding DUF481 domain-containing protein; amino-acid sequence: MRRFSIQCRHPWIIHTCFVLCLTFCSPLAAQVNIFTDETTKQMQLEPGWYNSITMDLTYRTGNTDLFTARTRFRSDYLSKTYHGFVFGSLQEGRRKGAFFVNKGMAHTRIIRRLTQHLFVESFVQKQFNESILLNDRNLAGGGTRLALYPSNPRFKVYLGVGAMWEHERINDKTLGEITTRIVRATNYINWTWQLDERITTSATGYYQFHVRRFQDYRILFEGSVTFRLTTKLAFPLRINFRYDSEPPTTIRKHDVEIFNGLRYTF
- a CDS encoding leucine-rich repeat domain-containing protein; amino-acid sequence: MKTLYINLSLLAIMFCSWLHIADAQTVNIPDTGLEAAIRAQLGKEKGSITQADMRSLTTLFAHEQRIRDLTGLQHATHLKRLHLNGNSITDVTPLLKLTSLRFLDLTDNEIQNVHPLARLRNLRTLSLDSNPITINLPLTLTEPMVIKGGEFAVFSRDRGRSILGNVTTIYQDWSAFTGANPVLTKSLRSSSSDGGGGEGGTGDLLARVNETFDSFRTEGFGGTIELIAHPNTNTKFGDLVISEIMWGRHENMADNQWVELYSPKQDITLNRNRYALLLTGKYLERDVIPATEFYGGWSVIDRVRNATAEKNVSWELPGLSKGIQPDQPSVSMYREIQYATGEVPDGSLARSWKASSNRENLTFPNYGTPGAKDGTKVLRAASQLPLTYWVTALSGRLYRLAGAEVEMLTPNVQNITSLAVDAINAKVYFTEKTSDRTGKIHSVDFDGSNLTTLATIQSGVPVDLTIDPEGKRLYWTDSLGRVRRANLNGKHIRNLIQNLNSPKRIALHTADGKMYYTEANSIWRANLDGSTPEAVVTGLVKLGDIVIASGKMYWKQEIAAGRGAVKRADLDGSDIEAVVSIQGIPFGIAIDSEDDKLYWTNSLGSIQRANLDGLRIQKIVTGLDPSEDFALATGSLTTLAAPRNGSLGSTTSEVTQLLANYPNPFNPETWMPYDLAQDTDVHIYIYNLKGESIRELSLGFQTAGTYRTPSRAAYWDGRNTLGEPVASGVYFYTLQAGAVKVTRRMVILK
- a CDS encoding lamin tail domain-containing protein — its product is MLSRLIFSLVLVLMFASFAEPAPAQGLRNSAPLNTGVDVYDNSPRNQLMRKNGFVVHVKSDGDSEDPAPNGTVDAEVITVTTLRGNANFPNLEELLRFGGTIELSLNIGEKGSSNHTIVSDTEAPAGIVDDPNTNFNEVNLASQKAISDAVLAQFKHRLVISEIMWGLDGSDDSKQWIEIYNNGDALKGRDDLRLRFYFNRRVNNLGKTYTQEYDNGFTEERLVIDMVSLINRFGSRWDPPGSSGRTIASEDGRHPVENLVSMYRKTDILFGWRYKDNAAFGDGSEADSWEASVGRTNMDGPFVGTPGTVHKPYVGTAFRYDKTPASIPAEGVIINEFRNDTSAANIDWVELHNNTDTDISIRGWQLRVFGERKLNGGIYIGSPIGAQFPDENLAKIPAGGYLLIVNRHPSETPLAGGIDITNSDDFPHGATHQFYVDSRLNLPNTGKYLLYLRKRDSSSDSFADKIVDFAGNRRTSWGSTDLAPLVGWEAPSGENLDPIFQGTLASSSKSYGRDAQKSRTDYRLHQEDWKEFGSESGGLGYDPGVDLAIAPGTPGYPNDAVKGNIADVTGSVVISEIMYDAGPRARLVQWIELYNTSMTTAANLDGWKLELRNGGEGDVSSVDAAFTFDAAKRNTVILPNQTLLLVSDRSSASDVPNNRVYNLYRNHRDALGLKNRGSTLLSTEGFYLKLTDKDGKFVDEAGNVMLDGPRRILQWTLPEVNGDKRYSILRQFGNRQFDGNADAADPGTMQSAWRAAQSALTYYGHRDDVGSPGHRVGSALPVSLSSFHPVRDKGTGAVVITWTTESELNNAGFNILRSETKNGAFQVINVKGIIAGHGTTSEKHVYTYTDTTAKPNVVYYYQIEDVSLDGKRTTLATTHLREDVSAGGKLTTRWSELKSFGK